A stretch of DNA from Micromonospora sp. WMMD1155:
AGAGCGACCCGCGTTGCCGAGGTCCGGCGACCGACCCACTCGGCGGCCCGCCCCCGAAGGTGTATGGATTCACCGTGTCTGCTCTACCGAGGCACGACGATCGCGGTCCGGGCGACCCGGATGGGCCAGGACGAACCTCTCCTGCGCGGCCGGCCTGACGTCGAAGGCCCTGACCGGGGCTGTCGTCCTGGTCAGGGCCTTCGCGGTGGAGCGGGTGACGGGAATCGAACCCGCACTGTCAGCTTGGGAATCACGTTGATTCACACCCTGAGTGGGCCAGGACAACTGGTAAAGGAGCACGAAGCGTTCGAGTCAAGGCCCATCTGAGTGTCAATCGTCGCCCCGTGTTAACCGCTGCATCGGGCACGTATCGGGCACGAAGCGCTGTTGCTGACTGTTTGTCGGCCGCTGTCATGATCGGAGTCGTGCAGGTACATCAGTACGTGTGCACACCTCGTTGACACCGGCCAGCAACCTGCCCGCTGGGGCCGGGTCAGTCATCGGTGTCTTCCAGCAGCCCCAACCCATTCCAATAAACCAACTTCTCGGCCTCTGATAGTCTCGTGTATACGATTACGGTTTCGCCCTTGTTTTCATTGCGCGCCACCCCGCCCAATTCGACCACTATCCAATCATCTACTGAAGCCAGCTCAACTCGCCATTCGTTGCGGCGACCCTGATACATCCTGCGAGGCAGCAATCGGGAGAGATCCCCTGTGCGCCCCCTAAGGGAGCTGTACAGCGCCACGGCCTTTAGTGCGATGTCCAGCAATTGCTCTAGCTCTTGTAGGCTTAGATCCCGCGCATTCAACTGTCGCTTCGTAGGGTCAATTTTAGGTCGCGCTCTTTTTTTGGCAATGGCTAGGGCGCGGTCGTATGAAAGTTTGACTACATCGTAGGTCAGATTCCCGACCACGCCGGCGCTTGCAGCCGCAAGTATCCACATAGTTGACGCGTAGACGAGGTTGTCTGGCGAACTGTACGTGTGCTGGGGAAGTGGCGCCTCTGTTACCTGCCGACGTAGCAGAAGCTTCCCATCTTCGGACACAATGTCATCCAAGGAGAGGTGCATGAACGGAGTTTCGTCGCTCATTCTCAAAGCCTCCTACCAGTGTTGCGTCTTTAGGAATGCATAACGACACATCGCTGATCTTCCTTGCAGGCACTTTGCAGCATAGCGAGGAAGCACACATTCCATCCCGTCTGCCGTCGACCCGCCCTCTTGGGGAGCGGGCCTCCGCCCGGCCCGCCACGTCAAGGCGGCCTTGACGCACGGTCGGACGCTGGCGGGTCGGGCGGTGGTCTGCTCGGCTTGCCCGGGTCGATGGCAGGCGGGATTGCCTACCGCAACCACCCACGGCCCGGCACCCGCCGACGGACCCCCTCCCATCCCAGAGCAGGAGCGCCCCCGCCGGAGGCGCAGTCACCGCAACCCCGCCACCGGCCGCCAGTTCGCCGACGCGGCCGGCGTGCGTCCCCCTACGCCGCGCGGGCTCGTGGCCGCGCGGCCCGGCCGGCTGCCGGCCCACCCCCACCCGGTCAAACACCGCCTGTCGTTCTGCGGCGGCCCCTTGGGCTTCCCGCTTCCGCGCCAGCCGCCGGGCGTGTTGCGTGGCCGGAGTCGGAGCGCCAGCGCAGCGACGGACGCGCGCCCAGGCGGCGGCGCGTGCGGCCCGTTCAGGGCCGCCTTGAAGACGTACAGAAAGTTCTCACCACCCGGCCGGCAGCCGGCTGCCCAGCGCATCTCTTCCGCAATGCCCTTGCGCTGAACGTTCAACGGACAGCAACAATGTAGGCGTGGCTCGTGATGACACGGATGAGGTTGGCGACGCGGAGTGGTGGACCACGTCCGACGTTGCGACCTTCCTTGGCGTGCAGGTTTCTACGATCACGAACTACCGGAAACGCCAGAAGATGCCAGCACCCGACTTGACGGTTGGCCGTACCCACATGTGGCGTCCCGCCCGCATCAGGTCATGGCAGCAGGGTCGTCCAAGACCTGGCGTCGGCGGTCGTCGTCAGTCTGACAAGCGAGATGCGAGCTAGACAGCATCGTCGTCACGCTGCCAGAGTGCGGACTTCCTCCAGGTAGGAAGCTACCTCGGCTTGCTTGCGATAGTTCTTGTCCAAGACCCCGGTGAGTTCTCGCGAGCACATCAGCAAAGACGGCAGCGACTTCCGGTCGCCGATGAGAGCCTGCCGCCCGTGAGACACTGCCGCCTCGACATCTCCTCTGCGGGCAGCAGTGACGCCGAGTGTCACTCGTGCCTCTGCGATTCGCATCGGCTTCCGGGGAATTCCGTTCTGGTCCGTTGACGAGTTGATGACCTCATTGGCGTACATCTCGGCCAAGCGGTCCTCGCCCACGATCCGATAGCAGTCCATCGCGTAGAAGTCGAACTTCGCCGGATCGACCACGAAGTGATGATCGGTGTCCTCCGGATAAGGCAACGATTCCAACAGTCGGCGGTGGCTAGCAAGCGCCGCTTTGGCCGCGTCCGCAAGCTGCCGTCGGGCCGGTATCAAGCTCGCTATCCAGGTCCGGACGGCGTTGACCGACCGGCACCGCACACCTTCGCCAGCAAGACCGACGCCGACCGGTGGCTCTCTGGTGTCGAGACGGACTTGAACCGGGGTACCTGGCGTAACCCCGATGTCGGCCGTGTTGCTCTCGGGGACTACCTCACCGAGTGGGTTGACCACCGGCCGGGGCTGCGTCCTCGGACCCTCGACCTCTACCGCTGGCTGCACCGGAAGTACATCGCGCCGAGCCTGGGCGACTGCTTCCTCACCGACCTGACGCCCGGTGCTATCCGGGCATGGCGCGCTGATCTCCTCGCTGACGGAGTGAGCGCCACCATGACGGCTAAGGCATACCGCCTTCTTCGCGCCGTGCTGAACACCGCCGTTGACGACGAACTGATCCGGCGCAACCCCTGCCGCATCCAAGGTGCGGGCATCGAACGGCCTAGCGAGCGGCCGACCGCCACCGTCGCCCAGGTCTTTCAACTCTCCGACATCGTTCCCGGACGCCTTCGCGTCCTCATCCTGCTGGCCGCCTTCGCCAGCCTCCGCTACGGAGAGCTGGCAGCCTTGCGCCGCCGCGACTTCGACCCGCGCTGTCGGACCCTGACGGTCCGCGCGACTCTGGTCGAGCGCCAGGACGGCACCCTGACTTTCGGCCCGCCCAAGACCGATGCCGGCCTGCGAACGGTCACCATCCCTGCGGCCATCCGTCGCGACGTGCGGACGCACCTGGCCGACTTCGTTGCCGAAGACCAAGACGCACTCGTCTTCACTGGTGCTGCCGGCGCAGTCCTTCGCCGCTCCAACTTCCAGCGCACCTGCAACTGGCGGGCGTCCGTGACGGCAGTCGGTCTGCCCGGCTTCCACTTTCATGACCTGCGGCACACCGGGAACACCCTCGCGTCACGGACAGGCGCGAGCCTTGCCGACCTCATGGCCAGGATGGGCCATGCCTCCACCCGAGCTGCGCTGATCTACCAGCACACCGCCCAGGAACGCGACCAGCACATCGCTGACGGCCTCAGCGAGCAGATCAAGAAAGACCGGGATCGGGCACGTAACGGGCACGCCAAGCCGAAAAAGTGACCGGAACGAATGAGGCCCAGGTCGGGAACATGTCCTGACCTGGGCCTTGATCGTGGAGCGGGTGACGGGAATCGAACCCGCACTGTCAGCTTGGGAAGCTGATGTTCTGCCATTGAACTACACCCGCAAGCGGCACCACTGTACCCGAGACGCGGGGACGGCGCACCCAGGCTCCCCAGCCCGCCACTGATCCACTCGGCTTCCTGGAAGTCGGGGCATCCGGGCCGCCGGGACACCACGACTTCACCGAAGCCGAGTGGATCACGAGAGGGGGTGGGCTGGGGTGGGCGTACACCTGGGGTCGTCTCCGGCCCTGGTCAGGCGGCCGTGCACTGGACGTCGCGGCTGATGCGGGTCGGGCGGGCCTGCGACACGGCGACCGGCGCGGCCGCCGCCGACGAGGCGTGCGGGTCGAGCCAGACCCGGACCGCCGGTCGGGTCGGCGTGACCCCCGGAACACCGGCGGTGTGCTGCTCGCGGCGGGTCAGCATGGCGACGTCGACGGTGAACTCGAACAGCCGCCAGTCGGCCTGCGGCTCTGCCCGGGAGCCCTGTGCCAGGCGTGCCACCCGGACCGGATCGGTCACCGGACGCGCCCGCCCCGCCAGGTAAGCCTCGTCGTCGCTCTCCTCCGGGGGGAACGAGTGCAGCGCGTAACGGCCGTCGCGTTCGAGGTCACGGCGCTTCGGGGAGTCGATGATGAAGCAGAACAGACCTTCGTCCGTGATGACCGGGGAGACCGGATGAACCCGGGGCCCACCGTCGGCGCGGACCGTGGCCAGGTAGCCGAAGCCCGGCCCGTATTGCTGGAGGAGAACGCGGATCCCGTCGGCGAGTCGGGGCTCGTCGGCGGCGAAATCGGACCAGGATGCCATGCCGACATTCTATCGAACAAATGTACGAGGAGCGACCTCGACGCGCTGGTCACCGGCACCGAATCCGGCCGGTTTCGACAACGCGGCTATGGTGGTCCGATGCTGCTCTCCGACCGCGACCTGGTCTCCGAGATCAAGGCCGGCACGCTGGGCCTGGAGCCGTTCGAGCCCACTTTGGTCCAACCCTCCAGCATCGACGTCCGACTCGACCGGCTGTTCCGGGTCTTCAACAACCACCTCTACACGCACATCGATCCGGCGATGCAGCAGGACGACCTCACCTCGGCGGTCGAGGTGCCCGACGGCGAGCCGTTCGTGCTGCACCCGGGGGAGTTCGTGCTCGCCTCGACGCTGGAGGTCATCTCCCTGGGCGACCAGCTCGCCGGCCGACTCGAAGGCAAGAGCTCGCTGGGCCGACTCGGGTTGCTCACGCACTCCACCGCCGGTTTCATCGACCCGGGCTTCTCCGGTCACGTGACGCTGGAGCTCTCCAACGTCGCGAACCTGCCGATCACCCTCTGGCCGGGCATGAAGATCGGGCAGCTGTGCATCTTCCGGCTCTCCTCGCCGGCCGAGCACCCGTACGGGTCGGTGGTCTACGGATCCCGCTACCAGGGCCAGCGGGGCCCGACGCCGAGCCGCGCCTGGCAGCACTGGCGCACCTGGCCGACCCGCTGAACCCGTGACGACGAGGGCCCGCCGCGACGGATCGCGACGGGCCCTTCGATCACTGGACGATCAGCCGGGACGGCCGTAGCTGTGGATCGGGCCGTCGTCGACCTTCTTCATCTTGACCGGCTGGCCGGCCTGTGAGGCGTGCACCACCCAGCCCTCGCCGACGTACATGCCGACGTGGTGGATGTCGCTGTAGTAGAAGACGAGGTCACCGGGGCGCAGGTCGCCCTTGCTGACGTCCTTGGTGACGCGACTCTGTGCGGCGGCGTTGTGGGGCAACGACACACCGGCCTTCGCCCAGGCGGCCAGCATGAGCCCGGAACAGTCGTACGAGTTCGGGCCCTCGGCGCCCCACACGTAGGGCTTGCCGATCTGGGCGCAGGCGAACTTCACCGCGACACCCGCAGCACCGCCGGGATAACTGCCGGGGCAGGGCGCCGGGCGCAACGGACCGCCGCCGCCGCTGCCGTACACCTTGAGGCGCAGCTTCTGCAGCCGGTCGATCTCTTCGTTGATCTGCTTCTTCTTCGCCGCCAACTGCGCCTCGGTGCGCGTCAGCTGGGCCACCATCTCGTCCAACGGCGCCTTCTGCGCGGCCAGCTCGTCACGCAGGTCGGCCACCTCGCGTACGTCCCGCTGCTGGTTGTGCGCGAACCGGTCGAGCATCTCGAGCTGACTGACCACCTCGCTGGGTGACCGGCTGCCCAACATCGCGTTGACCGTCGAGACGGTTTCGCCCTTGTACGCCCGCACGGCCAGCGCGCTGACCTTGTTCATCGCCGCGTCGACCTGCTGTTCGAGTGGGGCGATGCGGGTGGCCAGGGCGTCCGCCTGCTTGCGCTTGACGGCGAGGTCGGCCCGGGTGGCGTTGTGCCGTTCGATGATCGGTTCGAGCTTGTTCCAGTCCTCGTCGATCTGGCGCTCGATCTCGGCGACGGACGGGTCGGCGTGGGCCGCCGTGGCGCTGCCGGTCAGGACGACGGCGACGCCGACCAGGGCGGCGAGAGCGGTGGTGAAGCGGGACCAGCGTGGGCGCGGCACGATCGGCGTCGGGTCGGCTGCTGCCGACCGCTCGGACGACGGCCGCGGGGCATGGAGTGCCACCGGGGTTCCGTACTCCTTCTTCCTGACCGCCTACCGGGTTAGCTGACGGGTTCGGGCGGGAAGTCGGCGCCCTACCGCAGTGGCTGCGGATTCACCCCGAGGGACCTGGGTCCCCGGTTCGCTCGGAAACGACTCGGCGGTGTCGGTCCGTTACCGCCCGGGCTGGGCGGAGCTGCTATCGGGCCGACGAATGACCAGAGTAGAGACGCCTGTTACCGATCCGCAACCCGTGCGACGGTGACACTCCGTACCGGTTGGACGGAGCCACGGAGGGTGGGGAGGGGTCCGTCGACGACAGAGGGCCCCCGGTCGGACGACCGGGGGCCCTCTGCACGCTGGTGGATCAGCCGGGTCTGCGGAACCCGGCGACCGGCATCGTGTTGATGCTGGACACCTGCACCGGTTTACCGGCACGTGGCGCGTGCACCATCTGGTTGTTACCCAGGTACAGGCCGACATGCGTCAGGCCGGAGTAGAAGAAGACCAGGTCACCGGGTCGGGCGTCAGCTCGCGAGATGGCCTTGCCCTCGTTCCACTGGTCACCGGTGTGGTGGGTGAGGTAGATCCCGGCCGACTTGTAGGCGTACTGGGTCAGCCCCGAGCAGTCGAACGAGTTCGGACCGGTGGCGCCCCAGACGTACGGATCACCGACCTGCTGGCAGGCGGTCCGGATCGCCTTCTGGGCGGCCGAGCTGGTCACACCGTTGATGGTCGGGCAGCCCGCGGTCTTGACAGTGGTCTTGGGCATTGACGCCTCAAGCTGCTTGATCTCGGCGTCGATCTGCTTCTTCTTGGCCGCCAGATCGTTCTGCTGCTTGGTCTGGGTGGCGATCAGGGTGTCCAGCTTCTGCTTCTCACCGTCGTACTTGGCCCGCACGGCCAGCACGCCCTCGACCTCCTTGCGCTCCTGCGCGGCCAGGCGGTCGAGGACGGTGAGCTGCTCGGTGAGCGTGTCCGGCTTGACGCTGACCAGCAGCGACCCGATGTCGTGCGACGGGCCGGAGATGTAGTAGCGGGAGGCGAGGTCGCCGACCCGGTTGAGCGCCAGCTCGCTCTGCAACGCGAGCGGCTCGATCTTCTTCTGCAGGTCCGCCGACTTCTGTCGATTGACCTTCAGCTGCGCCCGAACCTTGTTGTACTGCTCGATCGTGGGCTCCAACTGCTCCCACTTCTTGTCGATCTGCGCCTCGATCTCGTCGACCGTGGGCTCGGCGTGCGCCGGCGCGGCGAGCAGACCGGCGCCGACTGCGGCGGCGGCGACCAGGACAAGCAGGCGGTGGGCGCCACGGCGGAGGCGCCCTGGTCGAGCAGACGTTTTCAGGTCGTGACGATGAGGGGGCATGGTTGCCACCGGCACCGACTCCTTTGCAACCGACCGCCGGGCGCCTCGCGTGAGGGAAGGGCCGAGGCAGACGACCCACAGCGGTCGGTGCCTCACATTAGGGAAGCTCGCAGCGGTAATCAAGGCGGGCATAGGAACCATCACTGTCGTGCAACTGCTTGCACACCAAGGGTATTGGTCATTCACCCAACGATTGCGGTCAATACATCGTCGAGGGTGACCACACCGAGAGGGCGCCGGCCGTCGCTGACCAGCACCATGTGCCGCCGCTCCCGGCGCATGGCCAGCAGCAGGTCGGCCAGCGTACGCTCCGGCGGCACCACCGCCAGCGGCCGGTAGACCTCGGCCGGCACCGGCGACCGGCGACCTCGCCCGGAGTACCCGAGCACGTCCTTGACGTGCACGAACCCGAGCACCCGGCGGGTCGACCGCTGTACCACCGGAAACCGGGACCGGCCGGTCCGCATCGCCAGCACCTCCAGTGACGCCGGCGACACGTCCTCGGCCACCGTGACCACCGTCGACCACGGCTGCAGCGCGTCCGCCGCCGTTCGACTGTGCAGGGCCAGCGCACCGGTGATCCGGACGTGCTGCTCCTCGTCGAGCAGGCCCTCCGTACGCGCCTGCGCGACGAGCCCGGCCAACTCCTCGGCGGTGAACACCGTCTTCACCGCCTCGGACGCCTCGATCCGCCAGAAAGCGAGCACCCGGCGGGCCGCCCACTTCATCGCGAGCAGCAGCGGTTTGGTGGCCACGCAGAACGCCAGCATCGCCGGGCCGAGCCAGAGCGCGGACACCTCCGGCCCGGCCAACGTGATGTTCTTCGGCACCATCTCGCCGACGACCGTGTGCAGGAAGACCACCACGCCCAGGGCCAGCACGAACGCCACCGGGTGTACCGCGCCCTCGGGCAGACCGGCCGCGTGGAACGGCGGCTCCAGCAGGTGCGCCAGGGCCGGCTCGGCGATCGCGCCCAGACCCAACGAGCAGACCGTGATGCCGAGCTGCGCGCCCGCGATCATCAGCGGGATCTGGTTCATCGCCGACAGCGCCCAGCGGGCCCGCTTCGACCCCGCGGCCAGCGGCTCGATCACCGTCCGCCGGGAGGCGATGAGCGCGAACTCGCTGCCCACGAAGAACCCGTTGCCGAGCAGCAGCACCGCGGTCACCAGCAGCTCAGTCATCGTCGTCGGGCTCCGCCGGGCGCAACACCCGGACCTGCTCGATCCGGTGACGTTCCACCTCGACCACGGTGAACTCCCAGCCACCCTCCTCGACCGTCTCACCGGCCAGCGGGATGTGCCCGAGCCGGGCCATCAGGAACCCGGCCAACGTCTCGTACGGCCCGTCGGGCAGCCGGAAACCCGTCTGCTCGGCCACCTCGTCGAAGCGGAGCACCCCGTCGACGAGCACCGTGCGCTCACCACCGGGCACGGTCAGCTCGACCGCACCGTGGTCGTCCACGCTCGCCGGGTCGAACTCGTCGGCGATCTCACCCACCAACTCCTCGACCAGGTCCTCGATCGTGACCACGCCGTCCGTTCCGCCGTACTCGTCCACCACGATGGCCAGGTCGGCACCGGCGGCCTTCAACGCGGCGAGCACGCCGTCCAGATCGAGGCTCTCCGGCACGTACACCGGCTCGCGGGCCACCGCGCCGACCATCGTCGACGCCCGGGCGGCCAGCGGAACGCCCAGCGCGTCGGGCACACCGGCCACCCCGGTGACCAGGTCGAGGGTCTCCTCGTACACCGGGAAGCGGGTCCGTCCGGTGCGCCGGGACGCCTCCAGCAGCTCGGCCACCGTGGCGGTGGCGCGCAGCGCGACGACGTCCACCCGGGGGGTCATCGCCTCCGCGGCCCGCTTGTCGCCGAACCGGATGGTGCGGCGCAGCAGCATCGCGGTGTCCGTCGGCAACGCACCGGCCCGGGCCGAGATGGCCGCCAGCAGTCCCAGCTCCTCCGGCGAGCGGGCGCTCGCCAACTCCTCCTGCGGCTCCACGCCGAACGCCCGCACCAGCCGGTTCGCCGATCCGTTCAACCCCCGGATCAGCCACCCGAACGTCCGGGAGAAGGCGTGCATCGGCCCGGCCGTGGCCAGCGCCGCGGGCATCGGCCGGGCCAGGGCGGCGTTCTTCGGCACCAACTCGCCGAAGAGCATGGAGATCAGGGTGGCCAGGGCCAACGCGAGGAACGGGGTGATCCGCCCGGTGTTCTCGCCGACCATCGGGCGCAACAGCGGGGTGAAGATCCGGGCCAGGGCCGGTTCGGCCAGGTAACCGGTGAGCAGCGCGGTGATGGTGATGCCGAGCTGCGCGCCGGAGAGCTGGAAGGAGAGTTCGCGCAGTGCCGTGCGTACCGTCAGAGCGGCCTGGTCACCCCCGGCCGCCCGCCGGTCGATCTCCGCGCGGTCGACCGTGACCAGCGCGAACTCGGCCGCGACGAAGAACGCGTTGCCCGCGGTCAGCGCAACGAAGCCGACCAGGGGCAACAGCATCGTCCAGAGTAGGCCGTCGATGTCGCCTCACCTCGGCGAGGATTCTTACACGACGACGGCGGCCCGCAGGGGGCCGCCGTCGTCGATGTTCACATCCCAGGTGTACGCGTCTCAGCCGCCGATCGGCGCGGTCTCCCGGCCGCCCTGCGGCTGCTCCGGCTTCACCGAACGGAGCAGCACGCTCGCCACGTCGATCACCTCGACCTGCTCGCCGGCGCCCTTGCCGTTGACCCCGTCGTTGAGCATCGTCGAGCAGAACGGGCAGCCGACCGCGACCGTCTTCGCACCGGTGGCCATGGCCTCCTCGACCCGGTCCACGTTGATCCGCTTGCCGATCTTCTCCTCCATCCACATCCGGGCACCGCCGGCACCGCAGCAGAAGGAGCGCTCGCTGTTACGCGGCATCTCGGTGAGGTCGCCCGCGATGGCGTCCCCGAGCACCTCGCGGGGGGCCGCGAAGATCCGGTTGTGTCGGCCCAGGTAGCAGGGGTCGTGGTAGGTGACGCCGCCGTCGACCGGCTGCACCGGGGTGAGCTTGCCGGTGGCGACCAGGTGGGCCAGCAACTGGGTGTGGTGGACCACCTCGAACTCGCCACCGAGCTGGCCGTACTCGTTGCCCAGGGTGTTGAAGCAGTGCGGGCAGGTCGCCACGATTTTGCGCTTGGCCTTCTCCCGGCCCTCGAACGCCTCGTTGAGCGTCTCCACGTTCTGCTGGGCGAGCATCTGGAAGACGAACTCGTTGCCGATCCGCCGCGCCGGGTCGCCGGAGCAGGTCTCACCCTCGCCCAGGATCGCGAACTTCACCCCGGCCTCGTTGAGCAGCGTCGCCACCGCGCGGGTGGTCTTCTTGGCCCGGTCCTCGAACGCCCCCGCGCAGCCGACCCAGAACAGGTACTCGAAGTCGTCCACCTCGCCGACCCGGGGCACCTCGAAGTCCAGGCCCTTG
This window harbors:
- a CDS encoding tetratricopeptide repeat protein; the protein is MVDPAKFDFYAMDCYRIVGEDRLAEMYANEVINSSTDQNGIPRKPMRIAEARVTLGVTAARRGDVEAAVSHGRQALIGDRKSLPSLLMCSRELTGVLDKNYRKQAEVASYLEEVRTLAA
- a CDS encoding hemolysin family protein, producing the protein MLLPLVGFVALTAGNAFFVAAEFALVTVDRAEIDRRAAGGDQAALTVRTALRELSFQLSGAQLGITITALLTGYLAEPALARIFTPLLRPMVGENTGRITPFLALALATLISMLFGELVPKNAALARPMPAALATAGPMHAFSRTFGWLIRGLNGSANRLVRAFGVEPQEELASARSPEELGLLAAISARAGALPTDTAMLLRRTIRFGDKRAAEAMTPRVDVVALRATATVAELLEASRRTGRTRFPVYEETLDLVTGVAGVPDALGVPLAARASTMVGAVAREPVYVPESLDLDGVLAALKAAGADLAIVVDEYGGTDGVVTIEDLVEELVGEIADEFDPASVDDHGAVELTVPGGERTVLVDGVLRFDEVAEQTGFRLPDGPYETLAGFLMARLGHIPLAGETVEEGGWEFTVVEVERHRIEQVRVLRPAEPDDDD
- a CDS encoding site-specific integrase, which encodes MASKRRFGRVRKLPSGRYQARYPGPDGVDRPAPHTFASKTDADRWLSGVETDLNRGTWRNPDVGRVALGDYLTEWVDHRPGLRPRTLDLYRWLHRKYIAPSLGDCFLTDLTPGAIRAWRADLLADGVSATMTAKAYRLLRAVLNTAVDDELIRRNPCRIQGAGIERPSERPTATVAQVFQLSDIVPGRLRVLILLAAFASLRYGELAALRRRDFDPRCRTLTVRATLVERQDGTLTFGPPKTDAGLRTVTIPAAIRRDVRTHLADFVAEDQDALVFTGAAGAVLRRSNFQRTCNWRASVTAVGLPGFHFHDLRHTGNTLASRTGASLADLMARMGHASTRAALIYQHTAQERDQHIADGLSEQIKKDRDRARNGHAKPKK
- a CDS encoding C40 family peptidase, which encodes MPVATMPPHRHDLKTSARPGRLRRGAHRLLVLVAAAAVGAGLLAAPAHAEPTVDEIEAQIDKKWEQLEPTIEQYNKVRAQLKVNRQKSADLQKKIEPLALQSELALNRVGDLASRYYISGPSHDIGSLLVSVKPDTLTEQLTVLDRLAAQERKEVEGVLAVRAKYDGEKQKLDTLIATQTKQQNDLAAKKKQIDAEIKQLEASMPKTTVKTAGCPTINGVTSSAAQKAIRTACQQVGDPYVWGATGPNSFDCSGLTQYAYKSAGIYLTHHTGDQWNEGKAISRADARPGDLVFFYSGLTHVGLYLGNNQMVHAPRAGKPVQVSSINTMPVAGFRRPG
- the dcd gene encoding dCTP deaminase codes for the protein MLLSDRDLVSEIKAGTLGLEPFEPTLVQPSSIDVRLDRLFRVFNNHLYTHIDPAMQQDDLTSAVEVPDGEPFVLHPGEFVLASTLEVISLGDQLAGRLEGKSSLGRLGLLTHSTAGFIDPGFSGHVTLELSNVANLPITLWPGMKIGQLCIFRLSSPAEHPYGSVVYGSRYQGQRGPTPSRAWQHWRTWPTR
- a CDS encoding pyridoxamine 5'-phosphate oxidase family protein, with the protein product MASWSDFAADEPRLADGIRVLLQQYGPGFGYLATVRADGGPRVHPVSPVITDEGLFCFIIDSPKRRDLERDGRYALHSFPPEESDDEAYLAGRARPVTDPVRVARLAQGSRAEPQADWRLFEFTVDVAMLTRREQHTAGVPGVTPTRPAVRVWLDPHASSAAAAPVAVSQARPTRISRDVQCTAA
- a CDS encoding hemolysin family protein, which encodes MTELLVTAVLLLGNGFFVGSEFALIASRRTVIEPLAAGSKRARWALSAMNQIPLMIAGAQLGITVCSLGLGAIAEPALAHLLEPPFHAAGLPEGAVHPVAFVLALGVVVFLHTVVGEMVPKNITLAGPEVSALWLGPAMLAFCVATKPLLLAMKWAARRVLAFWRIEASEAVKTVFTAEELAGLVAQARTEGLLDEEQHVRITGALALHSRTAADALQPWSTVVTVAEDVSPASLEVLAMRTGRSRFPVVQRSTRRVLGFVHVKDVLGYSGRGRRSPVPAEVYRPLAVVPPERTLADLLLAMRRERRHMVLVSDGRRPLGVVTLDDVLTAIVG
- a CDS encoding NlpC/P60 family protein; this translates as MALHAPRPSSERSAAADPTPIVPRPRWSRFTTALAALVGVAVVLTGSATAAHADPSVAEIERQIDEDWNKLEPIIERHNATRADLAVKRKQADALATRIAPLEQQVDAAMNKVSALAVRAYKGETVSTVNAMLGSRSPSEVVSQLEMLDRFAHNQQRDVREVADLRDELAAQKAPLDEMVAQLTRTEAQLAAKKKQINEEIDRLQKLRLKVYGSGGGGPLRPAPCPGSYPGGAAGVAVKFACAQIGKPYVWGAEGPNSYDCSGLMLAAWAKAGVSLPHNAAAQSRVTKDVSKGDLRPGDLVFYYSDIHHVGMYVGEGWVVHASQAGQPVKMKKVDDGPIHSYGRPG